The Pontibacter pudoricolor genome contains a region encoding:
- a CDS encoding helix-turn-helix domain-containing protein has translation MVERIRQLIEYTGLSSSQFADRIEVPRAILSHILSGRNKPSLDVILKVIGNYRTINPDWLLLGEGEMLNKIAAPVAPEIPVPIVEPIPEAPYQAAEPMREKVQNTAAPQTITMADLKQEKTVKQIVFFYTDNTFSVYGPES, from the coding sequence ATGGTTGAGAGGATCAGGCAGTTAATAGAATATACAGGACTTTCTTCGTCTCAGTTTGCAGACCGGATTGAAGTACCGCGTGCCATCCTGAGTCATATACTGAGTGGCAGGAACAAACCCAGCCTGGATGTAATCCTCAAAGTGATAGGTAACTATAGAACTATAAACCCTGATTGGTTACTGCTTGGAGAAGGTGAAATGCTAAATAAAATAGCAGCCCCGGTTGCACCGGAAATACCTGTACCTATAGTTGAGCCGATTCCTGAAGCGCCTTACCAGGCCGCCGAGCCCATGCGCGAAAAAGTACAAAATACTGCTGCTCCTCAAACTATAACAATGGCCGACTTAAAACAGGAGAAGACGGTGAAGCAGATCGTATTCTTTTATACAGATAATACATTTTCGGTTTATGGGCCGGAAAGCTAA
- a CDS encoding heavy metal translocating P-type ATPase codes for MEAALQTNVQTCYHCGDSCVDELIIADEKAFCCTGCKNVYELLEENNLCNYYNLEENPGITGKKPVVESRFAYLNDAGVEAQLISFKDDNICKITFYTPQMHCSSCIWLLENLFKLNSGISESTVNFLRKEVSLTYFYQKIALREVVTLLTRIGYEPEITLADTNGKKTSKPSRTLIYKLGIAGFSFGNVMLLAFPDYLAFTEGLQRTFGSFFGYLSFLLAIPVFFYSARGFFSSAWEGIRQRMVNIDLPIATGLLALFFTSIYQVVSGTGPGYFDSFTGLVFFMLIGKYFQQKTYDTLSFDRDYTSYFPVSVTVLKENGDEEAVAVRNLTVGDRIRIRNQELIPADAMLLRGTALIDYSFVSGESEPVEKVMGEVIYAGGRQVGESIELEVVKEVSQGYLTQLWNDSVFSKEESTSVNTYANIAGKWFIIVTMLVAAGALIYWVPRDMEMAMRAFTSVLIIACPCALSLATPFVHGHTLRVFGRNKFYLKNTAVVETLAKIDAVVFDKTGTLTEPSAAELNYTGKTLTTEQEQTIKSVLSHSTHPLSQRIFQSLNGETIAVENFQEFAGKGLVGEVNGNIVRIGSASYIGVKADSVKDTLKTTVYVSFDGVILGYYTFFNVYRQGLKDILHDLKDKKLAVLSGDNDHEEARLKELLGKEAELNFNQSPVQKLEYIQHLKKQQHQVMMVGDGLNDAGALRQSDAGIALTNSITNFSPSCDAILDATAFEKLSKFLKFSKTTMMLILLTFAVSLVYNVIGLTMAVMGLFTPIVSAILMPISTLSVMTFATLSVKFAARRAGL; via the coding sequence ATGGAAGCCGCACTCCAAACCAATGTTCAGACATGCTACCATTGCGGGGATTCCTGCGTGGATGAGCTGATAATAGCAGACGAAAAAGCATTTTGCTGCACGGGCTGTAAGAACGTTTACGAACTTTTAGAAGAGAACAATCTCTGCAACTACTATAACTTGGAGGAGAACCCGGGTATTACGGGCAAAAAGCCTGTTGTAGAAAGCCGGTTTGCTTACCTGAATGATGCCGGTGTAGAAGCCCAACTGATCAGCTTTAAAGATGATAACATCTGCAAGATCACGTTTTATACTCCGCAGATGCACTGTAGTTCGTGTATCTGGCTGCTCGAAAACCTTTTCAAGTTAAATTCCGGCATTTCAGAGTCAACTGTTAATTTCCTGCGCAAAGAAGTTTCTCTTACTTACTTCTATCAGAAAATAGCGTTGCGTGAGGTGGTTACCCTGCTTACGCGCATTGGCTACGAGCCGGAAATTACGCTGGCTGATACCAATGGCAAGAAAACTTCAAAGCCAAGCCGCACGCTCATCTATAAACTGGGCATTGCAGGTTTCAGCTTTGGCAACGTCATGCTGCTGGCCTTCCCGGATTACCTTGCCTTTACCGAAGGGTTACAACGTACTTTTGGCTCTTTCTTTGGATATCTGAGCTTTTTGCTGGCAATTCCGGTGTTCTTTTATAGTGCGCGTGGCTTCTTTTCATCCGCCTGGGAGGGTATCCGGCAGCGTATGGTAAACATTGACCTGCCTATTGCCACAGGCTTACTGGCTTTGTTCTTTACCAGCATTTACCAGGTAGTCTCCGGCACAGGCCCGGGCTATTTCGACTCATTTACCGGTCTCGTGTTTTTTATGCTGATCGGTAAATATTTCCAGCAAAAGACCTACGATACGCTTTCTTTCGACAGAGATTATACGTCCTATTTCCCGGTATCTGTAACTGTGCTGAAAGAGAACGGCGACGAAGAAGCAGTAGCTGTACGCAACCTGACAGTGGGTGACCGTATCCGTATCCGCAACCAGGAGCTTATTCCTGCCGATGCGATGCTGCTTCGTGGCACAGCCCTGATAGACTATAGTTTTGTGAGCGGTGAATCGGAGCCAGTTGAGAAAGTAATGGGAGAGGTGATTTATGCCGGTGGCCGACAGGTTGGCGAAAGCATAGAGCTGGAAGTGGTGAAGGAAGTATCGCAGGGGTACCTGACCCAACTATGGAACGACAGCGTTTTCTCTAAGGAAGAGAGCACAAGTGTAAATACCTACGCCAATATTGCCGGTAAGTGGTTTATTATAGTTACGATGCTGGTTGCAGCGGGTGCTCTCATCTACTGGGTTCCCCGCGACATGGAAATGGCCATGCGTGCCTTTACTTCGGTGCTGATCATTGCCTGCCCTTGTGCGCTTTCGCTGGCTACCCCATTTGTGCATGGCCACACCCTGCGCGTTTTCGGCAGAAACAAGTTTTACCTGAAGAACACTGCTGTAGTAGAAACGCTGGCTAAAATAGATGCGGTTGTTTTTGATAAGACAGGTACGCTTACGGAGCCAAGCGCAGCAGAACTGAACTATACCGGCAAAACGCTTACAACAGAGCAGGAGCAAACTATAAAATCAGTGTTAAGCCACTCGACGCACCCATTGAGCCAGCGCATTTTCCAGAGTTTGAACGGCGAAACTATAGCTGTTGAGAACTTCCAGGAGTTTGCAGGAAAGGGACTTGTTGGCGAGGTTAACGGAAATATAGTTCGGATCGGATCTGCCTCATACATAGGGGTTAAAGCTGATTCTGTTAAAGACACACTTAAAACAACCGTTTATGTTTCCTTTGATGGGGTTATCCTGGGGTATTATACCTTCTTCAACGTTTACCGCCAGGGCCTGAAGGATATCCTGCATGATCTGAAAGATAAAAAGCTGGCGGTACTTTCCGGTGACAATGACCACGAGGAAGCACGCCTGAAAGAACTGTTGGGCAAAGAGGCCGAACTCAACTTTAACCAAAGCCCTGTGCAGAAACTGGAATACATACAGCATCTGAAGAAACAGCAACACCAGGTAATGATGGTGGGAGATGGATTGAACGATGCTGGGGCACTTCGTCAAAGTGATGCGGGTATAGCGCTTACTAATAGCATTACCAACTTCTCGCCGTCCTGCGACGCTATTCTGGATGCCACTGCTTTTGAAAAGCTGAGTAAGTTCCTGAAGTTCTCTAAAACTACTATGATGCTGATCCTGCTGACCTTCGCGGTGTCGCTGGTCTATAACGTGATTGGCCTGACCATGGCCGTAATGGGACTGTTTACCCCGATCGTTTCTGCTATCCTGATGCCGATCAGTACACTCAGCGTGATGACTTTTGCAACACTCTCAGTAAAGTTCGCTGCCAGAAGAGCAGGATTATAA
- a CDS encoding L,D-transpeptidase family protein, producing MNYIHQLQRYTPNPNHMNPYHSKSKIFYPFIVLLLLFVFSSCNKSGDKNDGNGSKIGEMLGIKELPQAITDSLYIKEYVSKEPAFKAYADLMYLFYGERDYALAWFRDNELVPEAQKFLATLDDASKEGLDPKKYKLVDFNTLFKKYEDMSGQDSARLELQQQIDVGLTASYFNYASDFYRGRVNPGEVGSIDWNIKKNKIKLHKALQTILKERESTYPYYEFEALHKGYKDLRETLQQYRELQEKGGWAKVELGKAKVLQKGDTAAAVIQLRKRLNPGSVINVNDPKMRLFDDALVAQVKEFQRLHGLGEDGKVGGNTLRMMNVPIEDRIQQIMMNMERWRWIPKRLVPKSLDQKYIWVNIPEFKLYMYEDPDNDPEAERAYKKTFEMKVIVGKELNSTPIFSDKMEFIVLSPYWNVPNSIVEKEIKPAMLRNPNYLEGADMEIVTKEKNPKPISASSIDWASVTEKNFPYMVRQRPGPTNSLGNIKFLFPNSYNVYLHDTPADALFNQTERGFSHGCVRLEKPLELGEYLLKDMPEWNRQRMLQTIKDGEETWITLPKKLQVYLVYFTSWVDDEGKVHFRDDIYGHDKKLAKEYFG from the coding sequence TTGAACTATATACACCAATTGCAACGGTATACCCCAAATCCGAATCACATGAACCCTTATCATTCTAAATCAAAAATTTTCTATCCTTTTATAGTTCTGCTGCTACTGTTCGTTTTCTCTTCCTGCAATAAGTCAGGCGATAAGAACGATGGTAACGGTAGCAAAATAGGAGAGATGCTAGGCATAAAAGAATTGCCGCAAGCCATCACCGACAGCCTTTATATTAAGGAATATGTTAGCAAAGAACCTGCGTTTAAAGCATACGCCGACCTTATGTACCTTTTTTATGGGGAGAGAGATTATGCATTGGCCTGGTTCCGGGATAATGAGCTGGTGCCGGAAGCACAGAAATTTTTAGCTACCCTGGATGATGCTTCTAAAGAAGGCCTGGACCCCAAAAAATATAAGCTGGTAGATTTTAATACGCTGTTTAAAAAATACGAGGATATGAGCGGACAGGACTCAGCCCGCTTAGAGCTGCAACAGCAAATAGATGTTGGGCTTACCGCGTCGTATTTTAACTATGCATCAGACTTCTACCGTGGCCGTGTTAATCCCGGCGAAGTAGGCTCTATAGACTGGAACATAAAAAAGAATAAGATAAAGCTGCATAAAGCGCTGCAAACCATCTTAAAAGAGCGTGAAAGCACTTACCCGTATTATGAATTCGAAGCTCTGCATAAAGGCTATAAAGATCTCCGCGAAACGTTGCAGCAGTACAGAGAGCTGCAGGAAAAAGGAGGCTGGGCTAAAGTGGAACTGGGCAAAGCGAAAGTACTGCAGAAAGGGGACACAGCCGCAGCGGTTATTCAGCTTCGGAAACGCCTGAACCCGGGCAGTGTTATCAACGTGAACGACCCGAAGATGCGTCTGTTTGATGATGCCCTGGTTGCGCAGGTCAAAGAGTTTCAGCGATTGCATGGCCTGGGAGAGGATGGAAAAGTGGGCGGTAATACCCTACGCATGATGAATGTGCCTATAGAGGACCGAATTCAGCAGATAATGATGAACATGGAGCGCTGGCGCTGGATACCGAAACGACTGGTGCCAAAAAGCCTGGATCAGAAATACATCTGGGTTAACATACCAGAGTTTAAACTTTACATGTACGAAGACCCCGATAACGACCCTGAGGCCGAAAGAGCCTATAAAAAGACCTTTGAAATGAAAGTAATTGTGGGTAAAGAGCTCAACTCGACCCCTATTTTTAGTGATAAAATGGAATTTATAGTGCTGTCCCCTTACTGGAACGTACCAAACAGTATCGTTGAAAAAGAAATAAAGCCGGCCATGCTGCGTAACCCGAATTACCTCGAGGGCGCTGATATGGAAATTGTAACGAAAGAAAAGAACCCGAAGCCTATTTCTGCATCGAGTATAGACTGGGCAAGTGTTACCGAGAAAAACTTCCCCTATATGGTGCGTCAGCGTCCGGGGCCAACAAACTCATTAGGTAACATCAAGTTCCTGTTCCCGAACTCTTACAATGTGTACCTGCACGACACGCCTGCTGATGCGCTGTTTAACCAGACCGAGCGCGGATTCAGCCATGGTTGTGTACGGTTGGAAAAACCTCTTGAACTGGGCGAATACCTCTTAAAAGATATGCCGGAGTGGAACAGACAGCGCATGCTCCAAACTATAAAAGATGGAGAGGAAACCTGGATCACGTTGCCTAAAAAGCTGCAGGTGTACCTGGTTTATTTTACAAGCTGGGTTGATGATGAGGGAAAGGTTCATTTCCGGGATGATATCTATGGACATGATAAGAAACTGGCTAAAGAGTATTTTGGCTAA
- a CDS encoding plastocyanin/azurin family copper-binding protein produces MKRIAQILTITLVFALASCGSDTSEVGVLKEKMHDSVSVPVKKVVSDTTLQPTVEIVLRATGEEVKDMVFDQDTLEVDKDSLVKLTLINEGTDLNAIHNFVVVTEGMSEAVAKIGAEIGPPGNYIPDSKHVLAATPLALPGQTIAHEFKAPPPGVYDFVCTYPDHWQKMHGKFIVK; encoded by the coding sequence ATGAAAAGAATAGCTCAAATACTAACTATAACACTTGTTTTTGCTTTAGCGTCGTGTGGCAGTGACACCAGTGAAGTGGGTGTACTAAAAGAAAAAATGCATGACAGCGTATCTGTACCTGTAAAGAAGGTAGTTTCCGATACGACCTTACAGCCAACTGTGGAAATTGTGCTGCGAGCAACCGGAGAGGAAGTTAAGGACATGGTTTTTGATCAGGATACACTGGAAGTTGACAAAGACTCACTTGTAAAATTGACCCTGATAAATGAGGGGACAGACCTGAATGCTATACATAATTTTGTGGTAGTTACAGAGGGCATGTCGGAAGCGGTGGCTAAAATAGGAGCGGAGATTGGTCCGCCCGGGAATTACATACCGGATAGTAAACATGTATTAGCTGCAACTCCACTGGCTCTGCCCGGCCAAACTATAGCACATGAATTTAAAGCTCCGCCACCCGGTGTCTACGATTTTGTTTGTACCTACCCGGATCACTGGCAAAAGATGCATGGCAAATTTATTGTGAAATAA
- a CDS encoding Crp/Fnr family transcriptional regulator codes for MMKFSAPDCMNCASRKHSLLGCCKGNELEDVSATKSCFTFKKGQVIFHEGTRPSGLHCINSGKVKVTKMGSDGKEQIIRLAKPGDVVGYRALMADSNYSASAVALDDAVVCFIPKSQFLELISSNVEFSGGLMKLFSKALGEAEERMVQMAYKPVRERLAEALLLLQKTYQQQPEVEDKFTISISREDLASIVGTAKETTIRLLSEFKDESIITTKGSSITILDPEKLYKICHLYD; via the coding sequence ATGATGAAATTCTCAGCGCCAGATTGTATGAACTGCGCATCCAGGAAGCATTCGCTACTGGGTTGCTGTAAGGGCAATGAGTTAGAAGATGTAAGTGCTACTAAATCTTGCTTCACTTTTAAAAAAGGACAGGTTATTTTCCATGAGGGCACCAGGCCTTCGGGCTTGCATTGCATTAACTCGGGTAAGGTAAAAGTCACCAAAATGGGTAGCGATGGGAAAGAGCAGATCATACGTTTGGCGAAGCCAGGTGATGTGGTAGGCTACCGCGCGCTAATGGCTGATTCTAACTATTCGGCTTCGGCAGTGGCGCTGGATGATGCAGTTGTTTGCTTTATTCCTAAATCGCAGTTCCTGGAGCTTATTTCATCCAATGTGGAGTTTTCCGGTGGGTTGATGAAGCTATTCTCGAAAGCACTTGGTGAAGCAGAGGAACGGATGGTGCAGATGGCTTATAAGCCTGTAAGAGAAAGGTTGGCAGAAGCCCTGCTGCTTTTACAGAAAACCTACCAGCAGCAACCGGAAGTAGAAGACAAATTTACGATCTCTATTTCCAGAGAAGACCTGGCATCTATAGTTGGTACTGCCAAAGAGACCACTATCCGCCTGTTATCAGAATTTAAAGACGAAAGCATCATTACCACCAAAGGCAGCAGCATTACTATTCTGGATCCTGAAAAGCTCTACAAGATCTGTCACCTTTACGATTAA
- the ccoS gene encoding cbb3-type cytochrome oxidase assembly protein CcoS, producing MYIIFLMIAVSVTVATAFLLAFLWAVRSGQYDDDYTPAVRMLFDNEVTTKSSKKSKEEQSIGKSLQP from the coding sequence ATGTATATCATCTTTTTAATGATCGCAGTGAGTGTAACAGTAGCTACAGCGTTTCTCCTGGCGTTTTTATGGGCAGTTCGCTCCGGCCAGTACGACGACGACTATACGCCGGCTGTGCGCATGCTCTTCGATAACGAGGTAACAACTAAAAGCAGTAAAAAATCAAAGGAAGAGCAAAGCATAGGAAAGAGTCTTCAGCCATAA